A single genomic interval of Rubripirellula reticaptiva harbors:
- a CDS encoding N-formylglutamate amidohydrolase gives MCLLISCEVGGDSVPAALIRTEGDAQADSKSSKHFETGPLPDRLLGDQSALYVAKRLATGFDAPLIANRYSPQLIDVGRSLHHRELFPKLTRQWSPDDRQSLIDLIYLPYRDRIRRAIAGGLLRHSYVIHLSIRTFDLRSRGKVRRTDVGLLYDPSNNNEVDLCLDWIDELFDEAEMLKVRRNYPRRGTTDSITKAMRSEFAGTQYLGIELMLNRAWAARDVSLRDQAIDGLIWSLKTITDGVNAEAA, from the coding sequence ATGTGTTTATTGATCAGTTGCGAAGTCGGGGGCGATTCCGTTCCTGCTGCGCTGATCAGAACCGAGGGTGACGCACAGGCCGATTCGAAATCGTCAAAGCACTTCGAAACTGGCCCGCTGCCAGACCGACTGCTAGGTGACCAGTCCGCTCTCTACGTGGCCAAGCGATTGGCCACTGGTTTTGATGCGCCGCTGATTGCCAACCGATACTCGCCTCAGCTAATCGATGTTGGCCGCTCGCTGCATCATCGCGAACTTTTTCCCAAGCTGACCCGTCAATGGTCGCCCGATGATCGCCAAAGTTTGATCGACCTGATCTATCTGCCCTACCGCGATCGGATTCGACGAGCAATCGCCGGCGGACTGTTGCGGCATTCCTATGTGATTCATTTGTCGATTCGAACGTTTGATCTGCGAAGCCGTGGCAAAGTTCGGCGAACGGACGTCGGGCTGCTGTACGATCCGTCGAACAACAACGAAGTCGATTTGTGCTTGGACTGGATTGATGAACTATTTGACGAAGCCGAAATGTTGAAGGTCCGGCGAAACTATCCACGCCGCGGCACGACCGACAGCATCACCAAAGCAATGCGTAGCGAATTTGCGGGCACTCAATATTTGGGGATCGAATTGATGCTCAATCGAGCCTGGGCCGCTCGAGACGTTTCACTAAGAGACCAAGCGATTGATGGTCTGATCTGGTCGCTCAAAACGATCACCGACGGCGTCAACGCCGAGGCAGCCTAA
- a CDS encoding exopolysaccharide biosynthesis polyprenyl glycosylphosphotransferase, whose translation MVLSVATLSPHSLDAIAPETGGVPRRTESGQTESADAREKQSVSDLIVGPHAEPRLQPAESVVANHTAAKMNGNLSRSYLVQSTYTGVPLVIADMAITAVALLVSSYVVNLSQGHGFNSGTWTQLPALLLLQFGLISLHGLYPGAGISPVYELRGIVRSTFLAALSLSTINILFGQLPRIEFAIFACTAVMIAVLLPLARHLTRTALAKTSWWGIGTLLIGTASDGSRICSRIQSLRQSGFKLIGYVCRDFENGHSDSNCLGPLDDAYSIASLNGAPVAAIASSEIQESAHRLMFQFPSLVWIGNSSTAQESSDVLGAFTRRLNMPFLRFVPRFCKRALDLMIVIPGLVALAPLFAILAIAIKRRSPGPVIYGSNRVGQHGRRFKMWKFRSMVVGADEVLKQKLASDPVARAEWDRDSKLKDDPRIIAGVGHMLRRFSLDELPQLWNVLTGEMSLVGPRPVPPDEIVRYQAHYYEYTQMWPGMTGLWQVSGRNETTFETRVFLVHHYAANWSLWLDAWILVKTPLTVLTRRGAY comes from the coding sequence GTGGTTCTTTCAGTCGCAACATTGTCGCCTCACTCACTCGACGCAATCGCTCCGGAAACCGGTGGCGTTCCTCGTCGTACTGAATCCGGTCAAACGGAATCCGCCGATGCTCGAGAAAAGCAGTCGGTGTCAGATTTAATCGTTGGCCCGCACGCCGAACCTCGACTGCAACCAGCCGAATCGGTCGTCGCCAACCACACCGCGGCCAAGATGAATGGCAACTTGTCGCGGTCCTACCTCGTACAGTCGACCTACACAGGAGTGCCGCTTGTAATCGCCGATATGGCAATCACCGCGGTTGCATTGCTTGTGTCTTCTTATGTGGTCAATCTGTCTCAAGGGCACGGATTCAATTCCGGCACTTGGACTCAGTTGCCCGCTCTGCTGCTGTTGCAGTTTGGTTTGATTTCCCTGCACGGTTTGTATCCCGGAGCGGGCATTAGTCCTGTGTATGAACTGCGTGGGATCGTCCGATCGACGTTTTTGGCGGCACTTAGCTTGTCGACTATCAATATATTGTTTGGGCAGTTGCCGCGGATTGAGTTCGCGATCTTCGCGTGCACAGCCGTCATGATTGCCGTTTTACTGCCGCTTGCCAGACACCTGACCCGTACGGCGCTTGCCAAAACCAGTTGGTGGGGCATTGGCACCCTGTTGATTGGAACCGCCTCGGATGGCAGTCGAATCTGTTCGCGCATCCAGTCGCTTCGGCAGTCAGGTTTCAAATTGATCGGCTACGTTTGCCGCGACTTTGAAAATGGTCACAGCGATTCGAACTGCTTGGGCCCGCTGGACGATGCGTACTCAATCGCCAGCCTGAACGGCGCACCGGTCGCGGCGATTGCATCGTCCGAGATTCAAGAATCCGCTCACCGATTGATGTTCCAATTCCCATCACTGGTGTGGATCGGAAACTCGTCAACCGCACAAGAGTCGTCCGACGTCTTGGGTGCGTTCACCCGACGGTTGAACATGCCCTTTTTACGATTCGTTCCACGGTTCTGCAAACGAGCTTTGGACTTGATGATTGTGATTCCTGGATTGGTGGCTCTCGCCCCACTGTTCGCGATCCTGGCGATCGCGATCAAACGACGTTCACCAGGTCCAGTCATCTATGGCAGCAATCGAGTCGGCCAGCATGGTCGCCGGTTCAAGATGTGGAAGTTCCGATCAATGGTGGTTGGTGCCGACGAAGTGCTGAAACAAAAACTGGCCAGCGACCCCGTCGCTCGCGCCGAATGGGATCGCGACTCAAAATTGAAAGACGATCCTCGAATCATCGCTGGCGTCGGTCACATGCTGCGTCGCTTTAGCTTGGACGAGTTACCACAACTCTGGAACGTCCTAACTGGCGAAATGAGCTTGGTGGGACCGCGGCCTGTTCCGCCAGACGAGATCGTTCGCTACCAAGCCCATTACTACGAATACACACAGATGTGGCCCGGCATGACGGGTCTTTGGCAAGTTTCAGGTCGTAATGAAACCACGTTTGAAACCCGCGTCTTCCTGGTGCACCACTATGCAGCCAACTGGTCGCTTTGGTTGGACGCCTGGATCCTGGTTAAAACCCCGTTAACCGTCCTAACCCGACGGGGCGCGTACTGA
- a CDS encoding AAA family ATPase — protein MNDADETRLTGMLRRVIRDCGKLYQKCGKWMVRRYPTMIEGRPEDFPALMDDLHRGLLVKVYVTVVRADDRWTGPEKKIAAAMIEHLWGQEFQGSELREAATGLFQQADLLTWESLVAPFVRYPPLADSKAQIETIVMRLANLVAKCDGNTMPEESVALHLLQREIDAALYPANPASTLASLPSSPKSSGGRATAQAFEQEHAQAGSPAPPEPLVDRDERLRTAMAELETLIGLSSVKSRVKSYTNFLKLQQQRRGKGLSTMPISLHMTFVGNPGTGKTTVARIVGQILGALGTLRSGHVVETDRSGLVAEYAGQTATKTNKLCDSALGGVLFIDEAYALLDSSGDDAYGREAIQTLLKRMEDNRDNLAVILAGYGDEMDKMIQSNPGLSSRINTKVEFDDYEPVEMGRIFESMSRSNDYELPAAARHRLLVGLDRLYQSRDRHFGNGRLVRNAFEDSVRRLADRIADVSDLSDDLLTRLTAADIAVPGVRPAELDELLRRPHELRMECEGCERRIRVNPESLGARVRCGKCDFIQIASWAMVESK, from the coding sequence ATGAACGACGCTGACGAAACTCGCTTGACCGGGATGCTGCGCCGGGTGATCCGGGACTGCGGAAAGCTGTACCAGAAGTGCGGCAAGTGGATGGTTCGCCGCTATCCCACCATGATCGAGGGGCGTCCCGAAGATTTCCCGGCTTTGATGGACGACCTGCATCGGGGACTGCTTGTCAAGGTATACGTCACCGTGGTGCGAGCGGACGATCGATGGACGGGACCGGAAAAGAAGATCGCTGCGGCGATGATCGAACACCTTTGGGGCCAAGAATTTCAAGGCAGCGAGCTCCGTGAAGCCGCGACGGGACTGTTCCAACAAGCGGATCTGTTGACGTGGGAATCCTTGGTCGCACCGTTTGTTCGCTATCCGCCGCTGGCCGACAGCAAGGCTCAAATCGAAACGATCGTGATGCGTCTGGCCAACCTGGTCGCCAAATGCGATGGCAACACGATGCCAGAAGAATCGGTTGCTCTGCACCTGTTGCAGCGAGAAATCGACGCGGCTCTGTACCCAGCAAATCCAGCATCGACGCTGGCGAGCTTGCCATCGTCGCCGAAATCATCAGGCGGCCGAGCAACAGCACAGGCCTTTGAACAGGAACACGCCCAAGCAGGATCGCCAGCGCCGCCCGAACCGTTAGTCGATCGTGACGAGCGCCTGCGGACGGCGATGGCCGAACTTGAAACGTTGATTGGCTTAAGCAGCGTGAAGTCGCGAGTAAAGAGTTACACCAACTTCTTGAAACTTCAACAGCAACGTCGTGGCAAAGGACTCTCGACGATGCCAATCAGTTTGCACATGACGTTCGTCGGAAATCCTGGAACGGGCAAAACCACGGTGGCTCGAATCGTGGGCCAAATCCTTGGCGCTCTTGGAACCTTGCGTTCGGGGCATGTAGTAGAAACTGATCGCAGTGGGCTAGTGGCTGAGTATGCGGGGCAAACTGCGACGAAAACAAATAAGCTGTGTGATTCGGCATTGGGCGGTGTGCTATTTATCGATGAAGCGTACGCCTTGCTGGACTCGTCTGGCGACGATGCCTACGGACGCGAAGCGATCCAAACGTTACTAAAACGGATGGAAGACAACCGCGATAACTTGGCCGTGATTTTGGCTGGTTACGGTGACGAAATGGACAAGATGATTCAGTCCAACCCGGGCCTGTCATCGCGGATCAACACCAAGGTTGAATTCGACGATTACGAGCCTGTCGAAATGGGACGAATTTTCGAGTCGATGTCGCGCAGCAACGACTACGAATTGCCTGCCGCGGCGCGGCATCGTTTACTGGTCGGACTCGATCGGCTCTATCAATCGCGCGATCGACATTTCGGCAACGGCCGTTTGGTTCGCAACGCGTTCGAAGATAGCGTGCGCCGTTTGGCTGATCGAATCGCCGACGTGAGCGACCTGAGTGACGACTTGCTGACGCGATTGACTGCGGCGGACATTGCTGTCCCCGGCGTACGCCCGGCCGAGCTGGATGAATTGTTGCGGCGGCCGCACGAACTGAGGATGGAATGCGAGGGCTGCGAGCGAAGGATTCGTGTGAACCCCGAATCACTCGGTGCCCGCGTTCGTTGCGGCAAGTGTGACTTCATCCAGATTGCATCTTGGGCAATGGTTGAATCGAAATAG
- a CDS encoding ABC transporter ATP-binding protein, with translation MAARRRWALAGILATSLMVALLWGANIGAIYPIVEVVFEGKSFPAYAAEKIAEADKNVADLDVEILDLDQQIIAASGDAKNRLQVQRESRAVKRKAISDGVYYLSMAKPTIDRFAPTGPYQTLLLVMGFLVIGTMVKLTALSINLMLVQFVSEKTSLEMRAGFFRKALHLDLDSFGENGSADLTARLTNDISNVTAGLTVLLGRVIREPLKMAVCVCGALYVCPRLLLLVMVVTPLVALVMNYLSKAIRRASRKLMEEMSQLYGMLNDSFAGIRVVKAFTTQGFERARFNTATQSLYRKSMKMAFYNTLARSSSELLGICTVTLAILAGGYLVVNQETHLLGIRMSNVPLSVGEVLTFFAMLIGASDPARKLSDVWSGLQRGIAATDRVYAIMDKEVRVKEPASPLSPARPHGAITFENVAYQYPSGPIVLRGVDLTIRHGETIAVVGPNGSGKSTIVNLLCRFDDPQSGTVSMDGVPLNQMRTRDLRKRIALVTQRTVLFDDTIENNIRYGCPGADAHAVVRAAKMAFADDFIHRKMPDGYQTMLGTGGGMRLSGGQMQRIALARAFLRDPDILILDEATSQIDLESEQLIHQALAKFLVDRTGVMITHRPTTLAVADRIVVIEAGVVSDVGQHKDLVERNRFYQSLCGSEFRKTA, from the coding sequence ATGGCTGCCCGACGACGTTGGGCGCTGGCTGGCATTTTGGCAACCTCGTTGATGGTGGCGCTCCTTTGGGGAGCCAATATCGGCGCGATCTACCCGATCGTCGAGGTCGTCTTTGAAGGCAAGTCTTTCCCGGCCTATGCTGCCGAGAAAATCGCCGAGGCTGACAAGAATGTCGCCGACCTAGACGTTGAGATCCTGGATCTGGACCAACAGATCATTGCGGCAAGTGGCGACGCAAAAAACCGTTTGCAAGTCCAGCGAGAAAGCCGCGCGGTCAAGCGAAAAGCGATTTCTGACGGAGTGTATTATCTGTCGATGGCAAAGCCGACAATCGACCGTTTTGCGCCCACCGGGCCGTATCAAACGCTGCTGTTGGTGATGGGGTTCTTGGTCATTGGCACGATGGTCAAGTTAACCGCGCTGTCGATCAACTTGATGTTGGTCCAGTTCGTATCCGAAAAAACGTCGCTGGAAATGCGCGCTGGGTTTTTTCGCAAAGCGTTGCACTTGGATCTGGATTCGTTTGGCGAAAATGGATCAGCCGACCTGACGGCCCGATTAACAAACGATATTTCGAATGTGACCGCCGGTTTGACGGTGTTGCTTGGACGAGTGATTCGCGAGCCGTTGAAAATGGCGGTTTGTGTATGCGGCGCCCTGTACGTGTGCCCGCGGTTGCTATTGCTGGTCATGGTCGTGACACCGCTAGTTGCGTTGGTGATGAATTACCTCAGCAAAGCGATTCGCCGCGCCAGCCGAAAACTGATGGAAGAAATGAGTCAGTTGTACGGGATGCTGAACGATTCATTCGCTGGCATCCGAGTGGTGAAAGCATTTACGACGCAGGGCTTTGAACGAGCTCGGTTCAACACGGCGACCCAGTCGTTGTATCGCAAGTCGATGAAGATGGCGTTCTACAACACGCTCGCTCGCAGCAGTAGCGAATTGCTGGGCATCTGCACCGTCACGCTCGCGATCCTTGCTGGCGGTTACTTGGTCGTCAATCAAGAAACACACTTGCTTGGCATTCGAATGAGCAACGTACCGCTAAGCGTTGGCGAAGTACTTACGTTCTTTGCCATGTTGATCGGTGCCTCGGATCCCGCCCGGAAATTGTCCGACGTGTGGAGTGGTTTGCAGCGTGGCATCGCAGCGACTGACCGCGTCTACGCAATCATGGACAAAGAGGTCCGCGTTAAAGAGCCCGCGTCGCCGTTATCGCCGGCACGTCCCCACGGCGCGATCACCTTCGAAAATGTGGCCTACCAGTATCCATCGGGACCGATCGTGCTTCGCGGTGTCGACTTGACGATTCGCCACGGCGAGACGATTGCCGTCGTAGGGCCAAACGGCAGCGGCAAGAGCACGATTGTGAACTTGCTTTGCCGATTCGACGATCCTCAGTCGGGCACTGTTTCGATGGATGGTGTGCCGCTGAATCAGATGCGAACTCGCGATCTTCGAAAACGAATCGCCCTGGTGACTCAGCGCACCGTTTTGTTCGACGATACGATTGAAAACAACATTCGCTACGGTTGTCCCGGCGCCGATGCCCACGCAGTGGTTCGCGCGGCCAAAATGGCGTTCGCCGATGACTTCATCCATCGCAAGATGCCGGACGGTTATCAAACCATGTTGGGTACCGGCGGCGGGATGCGATTGTCGGGCGGTCAAATGCAACGGATCGCATTGGCACGAGCCTTCTTGCGAGACCCGGACATCCTAATTTTGGATGAAGCAACCAGTCAGATCGACTTGGAATCCGAGCAACTGATTCATCAGGCTTTGGCCAAATTCTTGGTCGATCGAACAGGCGTCATGATCACCCACCGTCCGACCACTTTGGCGGTCGCTGACCGGATCGTGGTCATCGAAGCGGGTGTGGTATCCGACGTCGGCCAGCACAAAGATCTAGTAGAACGAAACCGTTTTTACCAAAGCCTCTGCGGATCTGAGTTCCGCAAAACCGCCTGA
- a CDS encoding DUF1559 domain-containing protein — MFGKRRLPAIRDAFTLIELLVVIAIVGVLVGLLLPAVQAAREAARKSSCQNNLKQIGLALHAYHNAHRTLPTGCIEWRSFQSPPTFRQYAWSAMLLPFIEQQSLHDQIDFSVPFDAPKNAIAAATRISGFECPTALDRALVRGQSDYGGLYGEKLMDRNPSTGLFLYEHAIRFRDITDGLSHTMAIAEDVGGPDSEWINGRNVFVQSHGINDSNAWIGDNEIRSLHGSGAMVLYIDGHVQFVNEAIDKRVLGSLITRSGHEIVPSDAF, encoded by the coding sequence ATGTTCGGAAAAAGACGCTTGCCAGCGATTCGTGATGCTTTCACGTTGATCGAGTTGTTGGTCGTGATCGCGATCGTGGGTGTCTTGGTAGGGCTGCTGTTGCCAGCCGTGCAAGCGGCCCGCGAGGCGGCCCGTAAGTCGTCGTGCCAGAACAATCTGAAACAAATTGGATTGGCTCTGCACGCCTATCACAATGCCCATCGAACCTTGCCGACCGGATGCATCGAATGGCGAAGCTTCCAGTCACCGCCGACGTTTCGCCAGTACGCTTGGTCAGCAATGCTGCTGCCGTTCATCGAACAGCAGAGTCTTCATGACCAAATCGATTTCTCCGTGCCGTTCGACGCACCTAAGAATGCAATCGCCGCGGCGACCCGCATCAGTGGGTTCGAATGCCCGACTGCCCTCGATCGAGCTCTCGTGCGAGGGCAGTCCGACTATGGTGGGCTGTATGGCGAAAAGCTGATGGATCGAAATCCGTCGACCGGATTGTTTCTGTACGAGCATGCGATCCGGTTCCGTGATATCACCGACGGACTTTCCCACACCATGGCGATTGCCGAAGATGTGGGTGGTCCGGACAGCGAATGGATCAACGGACGCAATGTCTTTGTCCAGTCGCACGGTATCAATGATTCGAACGCATGGATCGGCGACAACGAAATTCGCAGCCTGCATGGCAGCGGTGCGATGGTGCTGTACATCGACGGTCACGTCCAATTCGTCAACGAAGCAATCGACAAGCGGGTTCTTGGTTCTCTGATCACACGATCAGGACACGAAATTGTTCCATCGGACGCGTTCTAA
- the pepF gene encoding oligoendopeptidase F, with product MSTAAPAKLPNRSDVPAADCWDLSSLFASNEAWEADFKLLETKIPTFETYRGRLGESAQTLASALNFDNEFDLIAERLGTYAFLKTTEDQGDSLYQGMKSRFQNLAVRAGQAASFMRPELLGIDEAAMAKLIEDPAVAPFKLQLERLVRFRPHTLTDNEERLLAMQGEMASAAGNAFRQLNDADLRFGEVEDHKGRTVELSHATFGQLLISPERKVRRNAFHQYYKQFAEHENTFSATLCGSVQRDVYYAKARNYDSSLQSALFPDNVPVDVYDNLITAVRDSLPSVHHYLDVRRRKMELKDIHHYDTYVPILSNIEKHHTWDEAVEVVLKSLAPLGTEYTDTLAKGLRGRWSDRYPNRGKQSGAFSCGSFAGDPYILMNFKPEVLNDVFTLTHEAGHSMHSWYSSRNQPFQYYNYTIFVAEVASTFNEQLLTDYLIKNATDDNERAYLINNELDSIRATVVRQTMFAEFEKKTHEMAEAGEPLTVASFRAAYRELLEAYFGPNFVIDKELELECFRIPHFYRAFYVYKYATGLSAAVALSRRVLEGGEAELKDYLSFLKGGCSKDPLDLLKDAGVDMTSPEPVAKTLEHFRNLTEELDRLL from the coding sequence ATGAGTACTGCCGCCCCCGCCAAACTGCCCAATCGAAGTGATGTTCCCGCCGCGGATTGCTGGGATCTGTCCAGCCTGTTCGCCAGCAACGAAGCCTGGGAGGCTGACTTTAAGCTGCTCGAAACGAAGATTCCGACATTCGAGACCTACCGTGGTCGGCTTGGCGAGTCTGCTCAAACGCTGGCCTCGGCCCTGAATTTCGACAACGAATTTGACCTGATTGCTGAACGTCTGGGCACCTACGCGTTCCTGAAAACGACCGAAGACCAGGGTGACAGCCTGTACCAAGGCATGAAGTCTCGGTTCCAGAACTTGGCCGTTCGGGCCGGGCAGGCGGCAAGCTTCATGCGGCCGGAATTGCTGGGAATCGACGAAGCGGCGATGGCCAAACTGATCGAAGACCCAGCCGTTGCACCGTTCAAGCTGCAACTCGAACGATTGGTTCGGTTCCGCCCCCACACGCTGACCGACAACGAAGAGCGGCTGTTGGCGATGCAGGGTGAGATGGCGTCGGCCGCCGGCAACGCCTTTCGTCAGCTCAATGATGCTGACCTGCGATTCGGCGAAGTCGAAGACCACAAGGGTCGCACCGTCGAGTTGTCGCACGCGACGTTCGGGCAACTTTTGATCAGCCCCGAACGCAAAGTCCGTCGCAACGCGTTTCACCAGTACTACAAACAATTCGCAGAACACGAAAACACGTTTTCGGCAACGCTTTGTGGCAGCGTCCAACGCGACGTTTATTACGCCAAAGCACGCAATTACGACAGCAGCTTGCAATCGGCGTTGTTCCCCGACAACGTTCCTGTCGACGTCTACGACAACTTGATCACGGCCGTAAGGGACTCGTTGCCATCTGTCCACCATTACTTGGACGTTCGACGCCGCAAGATGGAGTTGAAAGACATCCATCACTACGACACCTACGTGCCAATCCTCAGCAACATCGAAAAGCACCATACCTGGGACGAAGCCGTCGAAGTGGTGCTGAAATCGCTGGCGCCGCTGGGAACCGAATACACCGACACGCTGGCCAAGGGACTTCGCGGGCGATGGTCAGACCGCTATCCCAACCGCGGTAAACAGTCCGGTGCGTTCAGTTGCGGTTCGTTCGCAGGCGATCCGTACATCCTGATGAACTTCAAACCCGAAGTCCTCAATGATGTGTTCACGCTGACTCACGAAGCCGGCCATTCGATGCACAGTTGGTATTCGTCGCGGAATCAACCGTTCCAGTACTACAACTACACGATCTTTGTCGCCGAAGTCGCCAGCACGTTCAACGAACAACTGTTGACGGACTACTTGATCAAGAATGCCACCGACGACAACGAACGGGCGTATCTGATCAACAATGAACTGGACAGCATTCGTGCGACGGTCGTTCGTCAGACGATGTTTGCCGAGTTCGAAAAGAAGACACACGAAATGGCCGAAGCGGGCGAGCCACTGACCGTTGCGTCGTTCCGCGCTGCGTACCGCGAACTGCTGGAAGCCTACTTTGGCCCAAACTTTGTGATCGACAAAGAACTGGAACTAGAGTGCTTCCGAATTCCTCACTTCTATCGCGCGTTCTACGTCTACAAGTATGCGACTGGCCTGAGTGCTGCAGTTGCTCTATCGCGACGAGTGCTCGAAGGCGGCGAAGCCGAGTTGAAGGATTACCTGTCGTTCTTGAAGGGCGGTTGCAGCAAAGATCCGCTCGACTTGCTCAAAGATGCGGGTGTCGACATGACGTCGCCAGAACCCGTTGCCAAAACACTGGAACACTTCCGAAATCTGACAGAAGAACTCGATCGCTTACTGTGA